A part of Nesterenkonia lutea genomic DNA contains:
- a CDS encoding DUF779 domain-containing protein, with amino-acid sequence MSVARIAVTDDAAELLRELRERHGQPLMFHQSGGCCDGSAPMCFTQGTFLTGPADVLLGRLDPGTPEPVPVWISRAQFQYWSHTHITIDVAPGRGAGFSIESPTGRRFIIRSRLFSDAESQQLEPVSYG; translated from the coding sequence ATGAGTGTTGCACGGATCGCCGTCACAGATGATGCCGCCGAGCTGCTTCGCGAGCTTCGGGAACGTCACGGCCAGCCCCTGATGTTTCATCAGTCAGGTGGCTGCTGTGACGGCTCGGCTCCGATGTGCTTCACCCAGGGGACGTTCCTGACCGGCCCGGCAGACGTGCTGCTGGGCCGGCTGGACCCGGGGACTCCTGAGCCGGTGCCGGTGTGGATCTCCAGGGCGCAGTTCCAGTACTGGTCCCACACCCATATCACCATCGATGTCGCGCCCGGCCGGGGTGCCGGCTTCAGCATCGAGAGCCCCACCGGCAGGCGCTTCATCATCCGGTCGCGGCTGTTCAGCGATGCGGAGTCACAGCAGCTGGAGCCCGTGTCTTACGGGTGA
- the gdhA gene encoding NADP-specific glutamate dehydrogenase — MSPSSQRIDAVYNQVVARNPGEHEFHQAVSEVFESLHRVLRKFPEYVDESILERICEPERQIIFRVPWTDDAGSVHINRGFRVQFNSALGPYKGGLRFDPEVMLGTVKFLGFEQIFKNALTGLPIGGGKGGSDFDPKGRSDAEIMRFCQSFMTEAYRHIGSMVDVPAGDMGVGRREIGYLFGQYKRIANRYEAGVITGKGTSWGGSLVRTEATGYGVVFFTEHMLAATGRSLDGTRVLVSGSGNVAIYAIEKIQSLGGLVVGASDSSGSVHDPEGIDLDLMREIKEVQRGRITDYAAQRGSAEFIEGRSVWAVAEKHDVDVALPCATQNELDESDAATLIKAGVTAVVEGANMPTTPIAIDRLREAGVLFGPGKAANAGGVATSALEMQQNAIRDSWSFEYTEARLAEIMEGIHTRCAETAEEYGIPGDYVSGANIAGFTRVADAMIAQGVI, encoded by the coding sequence ATGAGTCCCAGCAGCCAGCGCATAGATGCCGTGTACAACCAGGTGGTCGCCCGCAACCCCGGGGAGCACGAGTTCCACCAGGCCGTCAGTGAGGTCTTCGAGTCCCTGCACCGGGTGCTGAGGAAGTTCCCCGAGTACGTGGATGAATCCATCCTGGAGCGGATCTGCGAGCCCGAGCGGCAGATCATCTTCCGCGTCCCGTGGACCGACGACGCCGGCAGCGTGCACATCAATCGTGGCTTCCGCGTGCAGTTCAACTCCGCCCTGGGTCCCTATAAGGGTGGGCTGCGCTTCGATCCGGAGGTGATGCTCGGCACGGTGAAGTTCCTCGGCTTCGAGCAGATCTTCAAGAACGCGCTGACGGGTCTGCCCATCGGCGGCGGCAAGGGAGGCAGCGACTTCGACCCGAAGGGTCGCAGTGATGCCGAGATCATGCGGTTCTGCCAGTCCTTCATGACCGAGGCCTACCGACACATCGGTTCCATGGTCGACGTCCCGGCCGGGGACATGGGAGTGGGCCGACGCGAGATCGGATATCTGTTCGGCCAGTACAAGCGCATCGCGAACCGCTATGAGGCCGGGGTCATCACCGGCAAGGGAACGAGCTGGGGCGGGTCGCTGGTGCGCACCGAGGCCACCGGGTACGGCGTCGTCTTCTTCACCGAGCACATGCTCGCGGCCACCGGTCGCTCCTTGGACGGCACCCGGGTGCTCGTCTCCGGCTCCGGCAATGTGGCCATCTACGCCATCGAGAAGATCCAGTCCCTGGGCGGTCTGGTGGTCGGCGCCTCCGACTCCTCGGGCTCGGTCCATGATCCTGAGGGCATCGATCTGGATCTGATGCGCGAGATCAAAGAGGTCCAGCGTGGGCGCATCACAGACTATGCCGCACAGCGCGGAAGTGCCGAGTTCATCGAGGGCAGGTCGGTATGGGCCGTGGCAGAGAAGCACGATGTGGATGTGGCGCTGCCCTGCGCCACCCAGAACGAACTCGATGAGTCCGACGCCGCCACCCTGATCAAGGCGGGGGTCACCGCCGTGGTGGAGGGCGCGAACATGCCCACCACCCCGATCGCCATCGACAGGCTGCGCGAGGCCGGCGTGCTCTTCGGACCCGGCAAGGCCGCCAATGCCGGCGGCGTGGCCACCTCGGCGCTGGAGATGCAGCAGAATGCGATTCGGGACTCCTGGAGCTTCGAGTACACCGAAGCCCGCCTGGCCGAGATCATGGAGGGCATTCATACCCGCTGCGCCGAGACGGCCGAGGAGTACGGGATCCCGGGAGACTATGTCTCGGGAGCCAACATCGCCGGGTTCACCCGGGTGGCAGACGCCATGATCGCTCAGGGCGTGATCTGA
- a CDS encoding sugar ABC transporter permease, which produces MGESQPQRTSMSGRSFRRWFVQIGWRHLVGLAVVVFAAFPLVYVFSASLNPGGTLITANTLFGNLSLQSYVDLFNRPQQPFAAWYLNTLFIGFTASAGSVLLGALAAYAFSRMRFTGRRLGLIGIVLVQMFPQLLAMVAIFLLMLSIGEIFPAIGLNSQIGLIMVYLGGALGVNTYLMYGFFNTIPTSIDEAARIDGAGHARIFFTIILPLVSPILAVVALLSLVATLSEFVIASVLLRDPEKQTLAVGLYQFISQETSQNWSVFAAGAVLAAIIPVVLFLALQRYIVSGLVAGSVK; this is translated from the coding sequence ATGGGCGAGTCCCAGCCGCAGCGCACGTCCATGAGCGGGAGATCGTTCCGACGCTGGTTCGTGCAGATCGGGTGGCGGCACCTGGTCGGCCTCGCCGTGGTCGTCTTCGCCGCCTTTCCCCTGGTCTATGTGTTCTCCGCCTCGCTGAATCCCGGCGGCACTCTGATCACTGCCAACACGCTCTTCGGGAACCTGAGTCTGCAGAGCTATGTGGACCTGTTCAATCGGCCGCAGCAGCCCTTCGCGGCCTGGTACCTCAATACGCTGTTCATCGGATTCACCGCCTCCGCCGGCAGCGTTCTGCTCGGCGCCCTCGCCGCCTACGCGTTCTCGCGGATGCGCTTCACCGGACGACGCCTCGGCCTGATCGGCATCGTGCTGGTGCAGATGTTCCCCCAGCTCCTGGCGATGGTGGCGATCTTCCTGCTGATGCTCTCGATCGGCGAGATCTTCCCCGCCATCGGGTTGAACAGCCAGATCGGCCTCATCATGGTCTACCTGGGCGGCGCGCTGGGGGTGAACACGTATCTGATGTATGGCTTCTTCAACACCATCCCGACCTCGATCGACGAGGCCGCGAGGATCGACGGCGCCGGTCACGCCCGGATCTTCTTCACGATCATCCTGCCGCTGGTCTCACCGATCCTCGCAGTGGTGGCGCTGCTGTCCCTGGTGGCCACGCTCAGCGAGTTCGTCATCGCCTCAGTCCTGCTCCGTGACCCTGAGAAGCAGACCCTGGCGGTGGGGCTCTACCAGTTCATCTCCCAGGAGACCTCACAGAACTGGTCCGTCTTCGCGGCCGGAGCGGTGCTCGCCGCGATCATCCCGGTGGTGCTGTTCCTGGCCCTGCAGCGCTACATCGTCTCGGGCCTGGTGGCGGGGAGCGTCAAATGA
- a CDS encoding ABC transporter permease subunit: MLTSTTTRADARALDGRRARRTAETASLGWKLLLLKITVLGLLNAASVYAAMVLFFNERWLIGTLVVVTGALITWIYFQRGALPAKYLAPGVTFLLIFQVFVILYSGYVAFTNYGTGHNSTKEHAIHAIMLQTQDRVPDSPTYPLTVVERSGELAFAVTAQEGEVLVGSADAPLEAIDGALVEEGRIVDVPGHTVLSFTELMERQQELSTLAVPLDEDPNAGALRTQDGQRAYVYTSRFVYDESSDTMTNTESGETYTDGGEGAFVTESGEQLMPGWRVNVGLDNFVRAITEESIRGPLLYVTAWTFAFAFLSVASTFVLGLFLAIVFNDPRMRSRRYYRLVMILPYAFPGFLSALVWAGMMNQEFGFINSVLFGGAAIPWLSDPWLAKLSILIVNLWLGFPYMFLVCTGALQSIPEELTEAAQMDGARPFQAFRQIKFPLLLVSIAPLLISSFAFNFNNFNLVYMLTGGGPRDIEAGINVGSTDILISMVYKVAFVGAQSDYGLASAFSILIFFIVGTISVIAFRRTRALEELN; encoded by the coding sequence ATGCTGACATCGACCACCACCAGAGCCGATGCTCGCGCCCTCGACGGCAGACGCGCACGGCGCACCGCCGAGACCGCGAGCCTCGGATGGAAGCTTCTGCTGCTGAAGATCACCGTCCTGGGGCTGCTCAACGCGGCCTCCGTCTACGCGGCGATGGTGCTCTTCTTCAACGAGAGGTGGCTCATCGGCACTCTGGTGGTGGTCACCGGTGCCCTGATCACCTGGATCTACTTCCAGCGGGGTGCCCTCCCCGCCAAGTACCTGGCCCCGGGGGTGACGTTCCTCCTGATCTTCCAGGTCTTCGTTATCCTCTACTCGGGATACGTGGCCTTCACCAACTACGGCACCGGGCACAACAGCACCAAAGAGCACGCGATCCACGCGATCATGCTGCAGACCCAGGATCGCGTGCCGGATTCACCCACGTATCCGCTCACCGTCGTGGAACGGTCCGGGGAGCTGGCCTTCGCGGTCACCGCGCAGGAGGGAGAGGTCCTCGTCGGCTCGGCCGATGCACCGCTGGAAGCGATCGACGGCGCCCTCGTCGAAGAGGGACGAATCGTGGACGTGCCTGGCCACACGGTGCTGAGCTTCACCGAGCTCATGGAGCGTCAGCAGGAGCTGAGCACGCTGGCGGTCCCGCTTGACGAGGACCCCAACGCCGGAGCACTGCGCACGCAGGACGGGCAGCGCGCCTATGTCTACACCTCGCGGTTCGTCTATGACGAGTCCTCCGACACCATGACCAACACGGAATCCGGCGAGACCTATACAGACGGAGGCGAGGGCGCATTCGTCACGGAGTCCGGCGAGCAGCTGATGCCGGGCTGGCGGGTCAACGTGGGTCTGGACAACTTCGTGCGTGCCATCACCGAGGAGTCCATCCGCGGTCCCCTGCTCTATGTCACGGCCTGGACCTTCGCCTTCGCATTCCTCTCCGTGGCGAGCACCTTCGTCCTGGGTCTGTTCCTCGCCATCGTCTTCAACGATCCGCGGATGAGGTCCCGCCGGTACTACCGGCTGGTGATGATCCTGCCCTACGCCTTTCCCGGGTTCCTCTCCGCTCTGGTCTGGGCCGGGATGATGAACCAGGAGTTCGGCTTCATCAACAGCGTCCTCTTCGGCGGAGCCGCGATCCCCTGGCTCAGTGACCCCTGGTTGGCGAAGCTGAGCATCCTGATCGTGAATCTCTGGCTGGGCTTCCCCTACATGTTCCTGGTCTGCACCGGAGCGCTGCAGTCGATACCGGAGGAGCTCACCGAGGCGGCCCAGATGGACGGGGCCAGACCCTTCCAGGCCTTCCGCCAGATCAAGTTTCCGCTGCTGCTGGTCTCGATCGCGCCGCTGCTGATCTCCTCCTTCGCGTTCAACTTCAACAATTTCAATCTCGTCTACATGCTCACCGGCGGAGGTCCCCGAGACATCGAGGCCGGCATCAACGTGGGCTCCACCGACATCCTGATCTCGATGGTCTACAAGGTGGCATTCGTCGGAGCACAGAGCGACTATGGACTGGCCAGCGCCTTCTCGATCCTGATCTTCTTCATCGTGGGCACGATCTCCGTGATCGCGTTCCGACGCACCCGAGCACTTGAGGAGCTGAACTGA
- a CDS encoding sugar ABC transporter substrate-binding protein: MTVNTRRFTAMTAFLGAGALALTACGSGGESPGAASAEPTETADAAQTADAEASGSLTVWADANRAEVLADVATDFEADTGIAVEIVQQDFEEIRDQFVSQVPTGEGPDIAVGAHDWLGVLVDNGVVAPVELGDAAEDFEQIAVDAWTYEGQTYGLPYSIENIALLRNTELAPEAPADFEEMIEMGEEAGTEYPFLVGLDPNESDPYHLYPFQTSFGAPVFGTADDGSYDSTELAMGDAGGEDFAAWLAEQGEAGVLNLNIDGDLAQESFNDGSAPFFLTGPWNVTAAQEAGIDVAVDPIPAAGDQPAQPFAGVQGFFLSSQSENVLAASNFLVNYVGTAEVQTALYETGGRAPALSESFEEALGEDEIVAGFGEVGAEAVPMPAIPEMGAVWDDWGASQAAIIKGDGDPVELWQKMSEDIAAAID, encoded by the coding sequence CACGGCGATGACTGCATTCCTGGGCGCGGGGGCGTTGGCGCTGACCGCATGCGGCTCCGGGGGCGAATCCCCCGGCGCGGCCTCTGCCGAACCGACCGAGACCGCAGACGCTGCCCAGACCGCAGACGCTGAGGCCTCAGGAAGTCTCACCGTCTGGGCAGATGCCAACCGCGCGGAGGTGCTCGCGGATGTCGCCACCGACTTCGAGGCCGACACCGGCATCGCGGTGGAGATCGTGCAGCAGGACTTCGAGGAGATCAGGGACCAGTTCGTCTCCCAGGTCCCCACCGGTGAAGGGCCGGACATCGCCGTGGGAGCCCATGACTGGCTGGGTGTGCTGGTCGACAACGGGGTCGTGGCGCCGGTGGAGCTGGGTGACGCCGCAGAGGATTTCGAGCAGATCGCCGTGGACGCGTGGACCTATGAAGGCCAGACCTATGGCCTGCCCTATTCCATCGAGAACATCGCGCTGCTGCGCAACACGGAGCTCGCCCCCGAGGCGCCGGCCGACTTTGAAGAGATGATCGAGATGGGCGAGGAGGCCGGCACTGAATATCCGTTCCTGGTCGGCCTGGACCCGAATGAGAGCGATCCGTATCACCTCTACCCCTTCCAGACCTCCTTCGGGGCTCCGGTCTTCGGCACCGCCGATGACGGAAGCTATGACTCCACGGAACTGGCCATGGGCGACGCCGGTGGGGAGGATTTCGCCGCGTGGCTGGCGGAGCAGGGTGAAGCCGGCGTGCTGAACCTCAACATCGACGGAGATCTCGCGCAGGAGAGCTTCAACGACGGCAGTGCGCCCTTCTTCCTGACGGGACCGTGGAACGTGACCGCCGCGCAGGAGGCCGGCATCGACGTCGCCGTGGATCCGATCCCGGCTGCCGGTGACCAGCCGGCTCAGCCCTTCGCCGGGGTCCAGGGCTTCTTCCTCTCCTCTCAGAGCGAGAATGTCCTGGCCGCGAGCAACTTCCTGGTCAACTACGTCGGCACCGCTGAGGTCCAGACCGCGCTGTATGAGACGGGTGGACGCGCCCCGGCGCTGAGCGAGTCGTTCGAAGAGGCGCTCGGCGAGGACGAGATCGTGGCCGGCTTCGGCGAAGTCGGGGCAGAGGCCGTCCCCATGCCCGCCATCCCGGAGATGGGCGCGGTCTGGGACGATTGGGGAGCAAGTCAGGCGGCCATCATCAAGGGCGACGGTGATCCCGTGGAACTCTGGCAGAAGATGTCTGAGGACATCGCCGCAGCGATCGACTGA